A section of the Salinisphaera sp. T31B1 genome encodes:
- a CDS encoding LrgB family protein produces the protein MGRLTEIWVYLAEQPLLWLTVTVGVFWLAQQLYRTAGGFALLNPVLTSVIVLVLLLGATGTPYQAYFDGAQFISFLLGPATVALAVPLASQARTLVRHWRAITLALSVGCLTAIGSVVALGWATGLDGDMLRSMLPKSVTTPIAMGIADQIGGSPSLTAVFVILTGIVGAAIGIPLLRALGMRDPVAKGFALGVASHGIGTARAFEHSETAGAFSGLAMGLNGALTALLVPLLVWLLGL, from the coding sequence ATGGGCCGTCTCACCGAAATCTGGGTTTATCTCGCCGAACAGCCGCTGCTGTGGTTGACGGTTACGGTCGGCGTGTTCTGGCTGGCCCAGCAGCTCTATCGAACGGCCGGCGGATTCGCATTGCTCAACCCGGTACTGACCAGCGTGATCGTGCTGGTCTTGCTGCTGGGAGCCACCGGCACCCCGTACCAGGCGTATTTCGACGGCGCGCAGTTCATCAGCTTTCTACTCGGGCCGGCGACGGTGGCGCTGGCCGTACCGCTGGCCAGCCAGGCCCGTACGCTGGTCCGGCACTGGCGTGCGATCACCCTGGCGTTGTCTGTCGGCTGTCTGACCGCCATCGGCTCGGTCGTAGCGCTTGGCTGGGCGACCGGCCTCGACGGCGACATGCTGCGCTCGATGCTGCCCAAATCGGTGACCACGCCGATTGCCATGGGCATTGCCGATCAGATCGGCGGCAGCCCGTCGCTGACCGCGGTATTCGTGATCCTAACCGGCATCGTCGGTGCCGCGATCGGTATTCCGTTGCTGCGAGCGCTGGGCATGCGTGATCCGGTTGCCAAAGGTTTCGCCCTGGGCGTGGCCTCGCACGGCATCGGCACCGCGCGGGCGTTCGAACACAGCGAGACCGCCGGTGCGTTCTCCGGACTCGCCATGGGTCTGAACGGCGCGCTGACGGCGCTGCTCGTTCCGCTGCTGGTCTGGCTGCTGGGTCTGTAG
- a CDS encoding LysR substrate-binding domain-containing protein — protein MKLQQLRHFLAIVETGTLSLAAQRCYISQPSMSASLKKLESDIGKALFVRHAQGLTPTPTGRELQHHAARILQAVETARISLDAEPAELTGELHIGVTETISAYLLPRVLRWRRTMLPGLCLQVTEDSIEGLQNRAAEGRIDLGLMVTDNLSPTSALHCDVLFTSPRHLWLCAGHPLRQAARVRLSDVAAHPFVLLEMDEHVRTWERYWRAADMTPEIVFRSHSVEAVRSMVGQNDGVTILSDMVFRPWTLDGDHLSRRRLDDNVPGMDIGVIHAGAPSALRQAFVTMLRHNLKREAMLDQPG, from the coding sequence ATGAAGCTTCAACAACTGCGTCATTTTCTGGCGATCGTGGAGACGGGCACGCTGTCGCTGGCCGCACAGCGCTGCTATATCTCGCAGCCGTCGATGTCGGCCTCGCTGAAGAAACTCGAAAGCGATATCGGCAAGGCGCTGTTCGTGCGCCATGCCCAGGGCTTGACCCCGACGCCGACCGGGCGCGAGCTCCAGCATCACGCAGCACGCATTCTTCAGGCGGTGGAGACCGCGCGTATCAGTCTCGACGCCGAGCCGGCCGAGCTCACCGGCGAGCTGCATATCGGCGTGACCGAGACGATCTCGGCCTATCTGCTGCCGCGGGTGCTGCGCTGGCGTCGCACCATGCTGCCGGGCCTGTGTCTGCAGGTCACCGAAGACAGTATCGAAGGCCTCCAGAATCGGGCCGCCGAAGGCCGGATCGATCTCGGGCTGATGGTCACCGACAACCTGTCGCCGACCAGTGCGCTGCACTGCGATGTGCTGTTCACCTCGCCGCGGCATCTGTGGCTGTGTGCCGGCCATCCGCTGCGCCAGGCCGCGCGCGTGCGTCTTTCCGACGTCGCGGCGCATCCGTTCGTACTGCTGGAGATGGACGAGCACGTACGAACCTGGGAACGCTACTGGCGTGCGGCCGATATGACGCCCGAGATCGTTTTCCGCAGCCACTCGGTGGAAGCCGTGCGAAGCATGGTCGGCCAGAACGACGGCGTGACGATTCTTTCGGACATGGTGTTCCGGCCCTGGACCCTGGACGGGGACCATCTATCGCGCCGTCGGCTGGACGACAACGTACCGGGCATGGATATCGGCGTCATTCACGCCGGCGCGCCCAGCGCGCTTCGCCAGGCTTTCGTGACCATGCTGCGCCACAATCTGAAACGCGAAGCCATGCTCGATCAGCCCGGCTGA
- a CDS encoding M42 family metallopeptidase — MAKNKSLLTDDSLDFLERYLNNAAPTGYEKPGQQLWMDYLRPYVDEFITDPYGSAVGVINPDAKYKVVIEGHADEIAWYVNHITDSGLIYVRRNGGSDHQIAPSKRVHIHTKNGIVHGVFGWPAIHTRNPTKEKSPTVESIFVDVGAKDAEEVEKMGIHVGCVVSYPDDFMVLNDDKFVCRAIDNRMGGFMIAEVARLIHESGKRPDFGLYVVNSVQEEVGLKGAGMIAARLKPDVAIVTDVTHDTTTPMIDQKKHGTAKIGEGPVITYAPAIQNNLREHLIATAEKHKIPFQRMVSAPATGTDTDAFAYSNEGVPSALIALALRYMHTTVEMVHREDVENVIRLIHESVMGIEPGETFSYFK, encoded by the coding sequence ATGGCCAAGAACAAATCCCTGCTCACCGATGATTCGCTGGATTTTCTCGAGCGTTACCTGAACAACGCCGCGCCGACCGGCTATGAGAAGCCGGGCCAGCAGCTCTGGATGGACTATCTCCGGCCCTATGTGGATGAGTTCATCACCGACCCCTATGGCTCGGCCGTGGGCGTGATCAACCCGGATGCGAAGTACAAGGTCGTCATCGAAGGCCATGCCGACGAGATCGCCTGGTATGTGAACCACATCACCGACAGCGGGCTGATCTACGTGCGACGTAACGGCGGTTCCGACCATCAGATCGCCCCGTCCAAGCGTGTGCACATCCATACGAAAAACGGCATCGTGCACGGCGTATTCGGCTGGCCGGCCATTCACACGCGCAACCCGACGAAGGAGAAGTCGCCAACGGTCGAGTCGATCTTCGTCGATGTCGGCGCCAAGGATGCCGAGGAAGTCGAGAAGATGGGCATCCATGTCGGTTGCGTAGTCAGCTATCCGGACGACTTCATGGTGCTCAACGACGACAAGTTCGTCTGTCGAGCCATCGATAACCGCATGGGCGGATTCATGATCGCCGAGGTGGCCCGCCTGATCCATGAATCGGGCAAACGACCGGACTTCGGGCTTTATGTCGTCAACTCGGTCCAGGAAGAAGTCGGACTCAAGGGCGCAGGCATGATCGCCGCCCGGCTCAAGCCGGATGTCGCGATCGTGACCGACGTCACCCACGACACCACCACGCCGATGATCGATCAGAAGAAGCACGGCACCGCCAAGATCGGCGAGGGCCCGGTCATCACCTACGCGCCGGCGATCCAGAACAACCTGCGCGAGCACCTGATCGCGACCGCCGAGAAGCACAAGATCCCTTTCCAGCGGATGGTCAGTGCGCCGGCCACAGGTACCGACACCGACGCGTTTGCCTACAGCAACGAGGGCGTGCCTTCGGCCTTGATCGCCCTGGCACTGCGCTACATGCACACCACCGTGGAAATGGTGCACCGGGAAGACGTCGAGAACGTCATCCGTCTCATTCACGAATCCGTGATGGGTATCGAGCCGGGCGAGACCTTCAGCTACTTCAAGTAG
- a CDS encoding CidA/LrgA family protein, with translation MIGSIAALLILQLIGTIVIRLTGLPLPGPVVGMLLLFACLLWRGATPEPLAATTRGLLANLGLLFVPAGVGVITHLAAVADHWIALSVTLVGSALISIVVTAFTLSWLMRHARVADAPPSER, from the coding sequence ATGATCGGTTCCATCGCCGCCCTGCTGATACTCCAGCTCATCGGCACCATCGTCATCCGTTTGACCGGCCTGCCGCTTCCTGGACCGGTGGTCGGCATGCTGCTGCTGTTCGCATGCCTGTTGTGGCGAGGTGCCACCCCCGAACCACTGGCAGCGACCACCCGCGGCCTTCTCGCCAACCTGGGACTACTGTTCGTGCCGGCCGGGGTTGGCGTGATCACCCATCTGGCCGCGGTCGCCGATCACTGGATCGCGCTGAGCGTCACGCTGGTGGGCAGCGCTTTGATCTCGATTGTCGTCACGGCCTTCACGCTGTCATGGCTGATGCGCCACGCGCGCGTCGCCGATGCGCCGCCCTCAGAGCGCTGA
- a CDS encoding polysaccharide deacetylase family protein: MAGDHLPRDAHAPRLRVLMYHQVGPFARPEQQLGLYCHIDRFARQMAYLARHDIRVISLSEACRGLFGQARLPARAVVLSFDDGFQNFHDHAWPVLEAHGYPAVVYAVAARLGGHADWMKPEAPGDQRLMDGATLRTLADAGIEIGSHTLNHCRLGLEPEAVRHREIRDSRARLEDVLGRAVEHFAYPYGHYDAGVRELVAQAGYTSAVTCVRERADRAHDPFQIPRQGISYKDGRLRFAWKMQAAYRRPQD, from the coding sequence ATGGCAGGGGATCATTTGCCGCGCGATGCGCATGCGCCCAGACTCCGGGTGCTCATGTATCACCAGGTGGGGCCGTTCGCACGCCCGGAACAGCAGCTCGGCCTGTATTGCCATATCGACCGCTTCGCCCGGCAGATGGCTTACCTGGCGCGTCACGACATCCGGGTGATCAGCCTGTCCGAGGCCTGCCGGGGCCTGTTCGGGCAGGCACGGCTACCGGCACGCGCGGTGGTTCTGAGCTTTGACGACGGCTTCCAGAATTTCCACGATCACGCCTGGCCTGTGCTCGAAGCCCACGGCTATCCAGCCGTGGTGTACGCGGTGGCCGCACGTTTGGGCGGCCATGCCGACTGGATGAAGCCCGAGGCACCCGGCGATCAGCGGCTCATGGACGGCGCAACGCTCAGAACGCTGGCCGATGCCGGTATCGAGATCGGTTCGCATACGCTCAATCATTGTCGGCTCGGGCTCGAGCCCGAGGCCGTCCGGCACCGCGAGATTCGCGACAGCCGCGCGCGGCTGGAGGACGTGCTGGGCCGCGCGGTCGAGCATTTCGCCTATCCCTACGGCCATTACGACGCAGGTGTGCGCGAGCTCGTCGCCCAGGCCGGCTACACGAGCGCGGTGACCTGTGTGCGTGAGCGCGCCGACCGGGCGCATGACCCGTTCCAGATTCCGCGCCAGGGCATCTCCTACAAGGATGGCCGGCTGCGCTTTGCCTGGAAGATGCAGGCCGCCTATCGGCGGCCGCAAGACTAG
- the lon gene encoding endopeptidase La, translated as MNDFDNDEPQVIDGPSTTMVYNRQTPPRPDTLAILPMQDTVLFPELVMPVVLDRQPSIDAAQRAMRAEQPVGLVLADPTRADDGQVDGQSADIRDALYKVGTAVNILRYVTGSDGRHHLVCQGVSRFRIESYVDDERGGLVAKVRWIDEPAADGDKQVDARMTNLRNRALEAIRLMDQPSQELANAIGSIDSAALLADATAGYLGLKPKEKQQILETVELDPRLELVQSFLDYRLEVMRLSNDINKQTQERLSEHQRKAMLREQMRSIQRELGEDDSVAEEAERLREALDKAHLPEDAAEQTDRELKRLERMSESSAEYSMVRTYLELMAELPWDKLSEDAIDIAESRRILDEDHFGLDKIKRRILEHLAVHKLNPEGKAPILCFVGPPGVGKTSLGRSIARAMNREFVRAALGGVHDESEIRGHRRTYVGAMPGSIISQLRRAGTRNPVFMLDEMDKLGASAHGDPASALLEVLDPSQNDSFNDHYLGTPFDLSKVMFIATANVLDTIPGPLRDRMEVIEVPGYTREEKKQIAKRYLIDRQLEQAGLTRDQCDISDAALDDLIAGYTREAGLRNLEREIGAIVRHAAVKVAEGGAGPGTIGPEDLHGILGARRIDDEVALRTSVAGVSTGLAWTPAGGDILFVEASRSPGSGRLTITGQLGDVMKESAQAALSLVKARAESLGIDQDRIDKSDIHIHVPAGAIKKDGPSAGVALYTALVSLLTDRKVRADVAMTGEISLRGQVLPIGGVKEKTLAAHQAGIHTVMLPERNKRDEDDIPDNVRTALDIRYISGVEQAVEIALEDTPAAG; from the coding sequence ATGAACGATTTCGACAACGACGAACCGCAGGTCATCGACGGGCCGAGCACCACCATGGTGTACAACCGGCAGACGCCGCCCCGGCCGGATACGCTGGCGATTCTGCCGATGCAGGATACGGTGCTGTTTCCCGAACTGGTCATGCCCGTGGTGCTGGACCGCCAGCCATCGATCGACGCCGCCCAGCGCGCCATGCGCGCCGAGCAGCCGGTCGGACTCGTCCTGGCCGACCCGACACGGGCTGATGATGGCCAGGTCGACGGCCAGTCGGCCGATATCCGCGATGCCCTGTACAAGGTCGGCACCGCGGTGAACATCCTGCGCTATGTCACCGGCAGCGACGGACGCCATCACCTGGTGTGTCAGGGTGTGTCGCGTTTCCGGATCGAAAGCTATGTCGACGACGAACGCGGCGGCCTGGTGGCCAAGGTCCGCTGGATCGACGAACCCGCAGCCGACGGCGACAAGCAGGTCGATGCCCGCATGACCAACCTGCGCAATCGCGCGCTGGAAGCGATCCGGCTCATGGACCAGCCATCGCAGGAACTGGCGAACGCGATCGGCTCGATCGACTCGGCGGCACTGCTGGCTGATGCGACCGCGGGCTATCTGGGCCTCAAGCCCAAGGAAAAGCAACAGATTCTGGAGACCGTCGAGCTCGATCCGAGGCTGGAACTGGTGCAATCGTTTCTGGACTACCGCCTCGAGGTCATGCGGCTGTCCAACGACATCAACAAGCAGACCCAGGAACGGCTGTCCGAGCACCAGCGCAAGGCGATGTTGCGCGAGCAGATGCGCTCGATCCAGCGTGAACTCGGCGAGGACGACAGCGTCGCCGAAGAAGCCGAGCGCCTGCGCGAGGCGCTCGACAAGGCGCACCTGCCCGAAGATGCAGCCGAGCAGACCGACCGTGAGCTCAAGCGTCTGGAGCGCATGTCCGAATCGTCGGCCGAATACTCGATGGTGCGCACCTATCTCGAGCTGATGGCCGAGCTGCCTTGGGACAAACTGTCCGAGGACGCGATCGATATCGCCGAATCGCGCCGCATCCTGGACGAAGACCATTTCGGCCTCGACAAGATCAAGCGCCGTATCCTCGAACATCTGGCCGTGCACAAGCTCAACCCCGAGGGCAAGGCGCCGATCCTGTGTTTCGTCGGCCCGCCCGGCGTGGGCAAGACCTCGCTCGGCCGTTCGATCGCGCGGGCGATGAACCGGGAGTTCGTGCGCGCTGCGCTGGGCGGCGTACACGACGAATCCGAAATTCGCGGCCATCGACGCACCTACGTTGGCGCGATGCCGGGCTCGATCATCAGCCAGCTGCGCCGTGCCGGCACGCGCAACCCCGTGTTCATGCTCGACGAAATGGACAAGCTAGGCGCCTCGGCCCACGGCGACCCGGCCTCGGCGCTGCTCGAAGTGCTGGATCCGTCGCAGAACGACTCGTTCAACGATCATTATCTCGGCACACCCTTCGATCTGTCGAAGGTCATGTTCATTGCCACGGCCAACGTGCTCGACACCATTCCGGGGCCGCTGCGCGACCGTATGGAAGTCATCGAAGTACCGGGTTACACGCGCGAGGAGAAGAAACAGATCGCCAAGCGATATCTGATCGACCGCCAGCTCGAGCAGGCCGGACTCACGCGCGACCAGTGCGATATTTCGGATGCCGCGCTCGACGACCTGATCGCCGGCTATACCCGCGAAGCCGGGCTGCGCAATCTCGAACGCGAGATCGGCGCGATCGTACGACATGCCGCGGTCAAGGTCGCCGAAGGCGGCGCAGGCCCGGGCACGATCGGCCCCGAGGATCTCCACGGCATTCTGGGCGCCCGTCGCATCGACGACGAAGTCGCGCTGCGAACCAGCGTGGCCGGCGTATCCACTGGGCTGGCCTGGACCCCGGCAGGCGGCGACATCCTGTTCGTCGAGGCCTCACGCTCGCCGGGTTCGGGTCGGCTCACGATCACCGGCCAGCTGGGCGATGTGATGAAGGAATCCGCCCAGGCCGCGCTGAGCCTGGTCAAGGCACGCGCCGAAAGCCTGGGGATCGACCAGGATCGGATCGACAAATCGGATATTCATATTCACGTGCCCGCCGGTGCGATCAAGAAAGACGGGCCCAGTGCCGGCGTCGCACTCTATACCGCCCTGGTGTCGCTGCTGACCGATCGCAAGGTGCGGGCCGATGTCGCCATGACCGGCGAGATCAGCCTGCGCGGACAGGTGCTGCCGATCGGCGGCGTCAAGGAAAAGACACTGGCCGCGCATCAGGCCGGTATCCATACCGTGATGCTGCCCGAGCGCAACAAGCGTGATGAGGACGATATTCCCGATAACGTCCGAACCGCGCTGGATATCCGTTATATCTCCGGCGTCGAACAGGCCGTCGAGATCGCGCTGGAGGACACGCCGGCGGCCGGCTAG
- a CDS encoding glycosyltransferase family A protein — translation MSSPRRPRVSVVIPSHNSARYLGCAIESVLAQTLTDLELIVIDDGSSDDTMAVAAAHDDPRIRLVRQEARRGIAATRNHGLALARGDYMASLDADDWAHPQRLARQVAFLDAHRDHAVVGSWAAWMDADGQPRPGITRRPTRADDAAAQLIFKSCLQQPSVTGRTDVLRDIGYDETFDLSSDYDLWVRLAEYHRMTSQPLALVRCRRHPTSTTRGKSARVIARQHAIFAYQFDRLGMDYTAADLDRHRLIWRSGKHAAPMQDDDLDWSEQWLARLAEANRRTRYYPLAAFEAVLGLGWLHMCRSAARQGAVSALARAVRSPLRVSARRAIGREIATRWVDRSARPALTPGRGAHDAPGSSS, via the coding sequence ATGTCCAGTCCACGCAGACCACGGGTCAGCGTCGTGATTCCGTCGCACAACAGCGCGCGCTATCTTGGCTGCGCGATCGAAAGCGTGCTCGCCCAGACGTTGACCGATCTGGAGCTGATCGTCATCGACGACGGCTCGAGCGATGACACCATGGCCGTGGCCGCCGCCCATGACGATCCGCGCATACGGCTGGTTCGACAGGAAGCGCGGCGCGGCATCGCCGCGACCCGCAATCATGGCCTGGCCCTGGCACGCGGCGACTATATGGCCTCGCTCGATGCCGACGACTGGGCCCATCCACAGCGTCTGGCCCGCCAGGTGGCGTTTCTGGATGCCCACCGCGATCATGCAGTGGTCGGTTCGTGGGCCGCATGGATGGACGCGGACGGCCAGCCCCGTCCAGGCATCACCCGTCGACCGACACGAGCGGACGACGCGGCCGCGCAGCTGATCTTCAAAAGCTGTCTTCAGCAGCCGTCGGTGACCGGGCGCACCGACGTGCTGCGCGATATCGGCTACGACGAGACCTTCGATCTGAGTTCGGACTACGACCTCTGGGTGCGCCTGGCCGAGTATCACCGGATGACCAGCCAGCCATTGGCGCTGGTTCGCTGTCGGCGACATCCCACCAGTACCACACGCGGCAAAAGCGCCCGCGTCATCGCACGCCAGCACGCGATATTCGCCTATCAGTTCGACCGCCTCGGCATGGATTACACCGCCGCGGATCTGGACCGGCATCGGTTGATCTGGCGCTCGGGCAAGCATGCGGCACCGATGCAGGACGATGACCTGGATTGGTCCGAACAATGGCTGGCACGGCTGGCCGAGGCCAACCGGCGTACACGTTACTATCCGCTGGCGGCATTCGAGGCCGTGCTCGGACTCGGCTGGCTGCATATGTGTCGCAGTGCAGCGCGCCAGGGCGCGGTTAGCGCGCTGGCCCGGGCCGTGCGTTCGCCGCTTCGGGTATCCGCGCGGCGCGCCATCGGTCGTGAAATAGCCACTCGCTGGGTGGACCGCTCGGCCCGGCCGGCGCTGACACCAGGCCGCGGTGCACACGATGCGCCGGGTAGTTCCAGCTGA
- a CDS encoding Hsp20/alpha crystallin family protein: MSVDDLDSWMWAEAVRRQERAERIQRQFFRRATHRPRKQWEPPVDVFETAEAVYVIVALPGVSDERLTDLEIRGDTLFVAGERRVPTPTADAVLHRLEIPHGHFERRVTLPWPQLTIAAHELADGCLYLTLRKR; this comes from the coding sequence ATGTCGGTAGACGATCTCGATAGCTGGATGTGGGCCGAGGCGGTGCGCCGCCAGGAGCGCGCCGAGCGGATCCAGCGCCAGTTCTTTCGCCGTGCGACGCATCGCCCGCGCAAGCAGTGGGAGCCTCCGGTAGACGTGTTCGAAACCGCCGAGGCGGTGTATGTGATTGTTGCCCTGCCCGGCGTGTCCGACGAACGCCTCACCGATCTGGAAATCCGCGGCGATACGCTGTTCGTCGCCGGCGAGCGCCGGGTGCCCACACCCACCGCCGACGCGGTCCTGCACCGCCTGGAGATTCCGCACGGCCATTTCGAGCGCCGGGTCACGCTGCCCTGGCCGCAGCTGACCATCGCCGCCCACGAGCTGGCCGACGGCTGTCTGTATCTCACCTTGAGAAAACGCTAG